The stretch of DNA AGAGCGCGCGAACGTGCTCCTCCGCGCGGCGGGCATCCTCCGCCGGCGCCGGCACGAGATGAACGCCACGATGATCCTCGAGGTGGGGAAGAACTGGCTCGAGGCCGACGGCGACACGGCCGAGGCGGTCGACTTCCTCGAGTTCTACGCGCGCGAGATGATCCGCTACGGCGACCGCCAGCCCATCGTGCCGCTCCCGGGAGAGTCGAGCCGGTTCGAGTACCTCCCGCTCGGCGTCGGCGCGGTGATCCCGCCCTGGAACTTCCCGTGCGCGATCGCCCTCGGAATGACGGCGGCCACGATCGTGACCGGCAACACCGCCATCCTGAAGCCGAGCAGCGACGCGCCCCTCACCGCCTGGAGGATCTTCGAGATCTTCGAGGAGGCGGGCGTCCCCCCGGGCGTGATCAACTTCCTGACCGGTCCCGGCGGCGCGATGGGAGACGCGCTCGTGGAGCACCCCAAGGTCCGGTTCGTGGCGTTCACCGGATCCATGGAGGTGGGGATCGGGATCAGCGAAAAGGCCGCGAGGGTCCAGAAGGGACAGATCTGGCTCAAGCGCGCGATCCTCGAGATGGGAGGAAAGGACTTCACGATCGTGGACGAGGGCGCGGACCTGGAAGCGGCCGTGAACGGGGTCTACGCGGGGGCGTTCGGGTTCCAGGGGCAGAAGTGCTCGGCGTGCTCGCGGGCCATCGTGCACCGGAGCCTTCACGACGAGTTCGTCGAGCGTCTCGCGGCGAAGGTGAAGACCATGACCATCGGCTCGACCGAGAAGAAGGAGAACTACCTCGGCCCGGTCGTGAGCGCGCGGGCGGAGAAGGGGATCCTCGAGTACATGGAGATCGGGAAGGGCGAGGGGAAGCTGGTCCACGGCGGGAAGAAGCACTCCGACGCGGGGCACTTCCTCGAGCCCACCGTGTTCGCCGGCGTGAAGCCCTCGGCGCGGATCGCGCAGGAGGAGATCTTCGGTCCGGTGCTCGCGGTGATCCCCGCGGGGTCGTTCGACGAGGAGATCGACATCGCGAACGGCACGATCTACGGATTGACGGGCGCGTACTACTCGCGCGACCGCGCGAAGATCGTCGAAGCCAAGCGGCGGCTCTTCGTCGGGAACCTGTACATCAACCGCAAGTGCACCGGCGCGCTCGTCGGGATCCACCCGTTCGGCGGGTTCAACATGAGCGGAACGGATTCCAAGGCGGGCGGGCGGGACTATCTCGGACTCTTCCTGCAAGGAAAGGTGACGGCCGAGCTGGTCGGCTGATCCCGCGCTTCCTCGGCGCCAACGCGCGGTGACGGTTTCGTCCACCGCGGTTGGCGCGTCGGGACGCCACCGGCGCACCCCGACACACGCCGAGTTCCTCTCGGGCCCCGCGCGCGGCGCATACGGGCGCCCCGAACGTCACAAGCCCGCTCCCTCGAGCGTCCCGGCACGGCTCTGGCAAACACCCTCCCGGTCCCCGGCCCAACGCTCACCTCGAGGAGGGTTCACCGTGCCACGATGGTTTTCGCTTCTCCTGATCGGAACGCTCTCGCTGACGGCTGGCTCGGGCGCGCATGCCGCGCTCCTCTCGCTCACGGTGATCGGCGGCGTTGCCGCCACCGACGGGAGCACCGTGATCCCGGAAGGAATCGCGCAGGAGACGCTCTCCGGGAGCACCTTGACCCAGCTCGGGAGCCCGGTGCTCTTCGATCCCGGCATCACGTCGCCGCTCAGCCTCTCCGTCCGGCTCACGAACATCTCCGCGGCGGACATCCTCTTTCCGGATCTCCTGCCCGGTGTCTCGGTCCTCTCGGGCGTGAACGGGATTCCCGGCCAGAGCGCGCGCACGAACGTGGCGGCGGGAGGGAACGCCCGTCCCGGCTCGGCCGGGGCGGAGGGCGCGGTCAGCCGGACCGCGTTCGAGATGACGGAGCCCCTCGACGCGCTGAGCTCCGCGGTCGTGGGCTCGCACGGCGGAGGAGGCGGCGCCGCGACCGGCGTGCTCGACAGCTGGGTCTCGCTGACCGGCGCTTCCGGCGCGCACCTCGCGACCTTCCTCGCGGGACGGACGCTCCGCCCGGGAGAGTCGATCGACATCGAGGGCTTCGCGTGGATCCAGTCGTTCGGAAGGTCGCAGGAGTCCGCGCGGATCGCCTTCGGGCTCGACCTTCCCACGTTCAGCTCCGGGGGCGTGAGCGTCACGACCGGCGCGTGGACGGGATCGTTCACCGGTCCCGCTCCGCCGGGCGAGGAGGAAACACCTCCGGGAGATCCGGTGGCCGCTTCGGCCCCGGGGACGCTGGGACTTCTCCTGGTCGGACTAGGAGTGGGGGCGGGTCGCCGCGGTTTCCTGGCCCGCGGGGGACTGGATCGCCTGGAGTAGCGCTCGTGCGAAGGCGGGGAGGGTGTCGTCGCGCGCCCCCATGACGACCGCACGGTCGCCGGGGCGCGCGCCGGTCGCCACCCGCCGTGCCGCGTCCTCCCGGGTGGCCGCGAGCTCCGCGTCGACGCCGACGCCGCGAAGCTGCTCCACGAGATCCTCGGAGCGGATCGTTCGGTTGGCGGTGCCTCCCGCGTCATAGATCGGCGCGAGGAGGAAGTGGTCTCCCGGTCGTAGCGTCGCCTGGAGCATGCTCACGAGCTCGTCGCGGAAGAAGCGCGTCGGCCCGTACCCGTGAGGCTGGTAGTAGACCCAGTACGCGCCCGTCGGGCGGAGCGCCTGGAGCGCGGCGCCGATCTTCACGGGGTTGTGGCCGAAGTCGTCGTACACGTCGATGCCGCGGGCGCTCCCGATTCGCTCGAGCCGCCGCTTCACGCCGCCAAACGACTCGAGCGCCCGGGCCGCGTCCTCGAGCGCGACTCCCGCCGCGGTCGCCGCGGCGATCGCCATCGTGCCGTTCTCGACCGAGAGGACGCCGGGAAAGGGAATCGCGACCGGAACGCCCCGGAGCTCGAACCGAACCCCGCTCGAGCCGAGGGCGATCGAGCGTGCCAGGAAGTCGGGCTCGGCCCAGCAGGGTCCCCCCTCCACGGCCACCGTCACTCGAGCGTGACCCGCAGGGACGCGAAGTCCCTCGAGCACGGGGTCGCCGCAATTCATCACCGTTTGCTCGCGCGTGTGCGCGACGAGGGCTTCGAAGAGCAACTGGGTCTCGGCGATCTCCTTGTGGTCCCGGCTCAGGTTGGTGAGGACGGCGATGGCAGGCTCGAACTCCGCGACGCTGCCGTCGCTCTCGTCCGTCTCGACGACGAAGAGGCTGCCCGCGCCCACCCGGAGGCTTCCCGGCGGGATCGAGCCCGCGAGACTGACCGCGGGCCCGCCTCCGAGGAACCAGGGATCCAGGCCCGCCTCCACCAGGATGTGGGCGACCATCGCGGTCACGGTCGACTTTCCGCTCGTCCCCGCGATCGCGACGGTGCGCCTGGAAGAAGCCACCTTCGCGAGGAAGGATCCTCGCCGGATCCGGTCCACGCCGAGCGCGACCGCCCGCTGGAAGTCCGGGTTTCCCGCTTCGACGGCCGTGGAGTGAACGAGGGCGTCGAGCTCGGGGATCACGCCGCTTCCATCCTGCGGCACGAGCGTCACGCCCGCCGCGCGCAGCGCGTCGAACGAGGGAAGCGCGAGCCCGCGGTCCAGATTCCGGTCCGAGCCGGAGACCGAGGCTCCCAGGGACGCCGCCAGGATGGCGAGCGGAGTCATGCCGCTCCCGCCCGCGCCGCTGAAGTGATAGCGGCGTCCGCGCAGCGGGTGGATCGACGGGTCGGGATTCACGGGCGCAGTGTACACGACGCCCGTATCGGCACTCACGCGCTCCACCTGGAGCGGCGCGGCTCGAGGGGTCCACTGAACCTCGCGGCACGATCGCTGAACCGCCTCGTACACGGCCGGCTCGTTGTAAGTCTCGGCGCAACGCGCTTCTCGCCCTGCAGTATCGGATTGCGCCGCGGGGGACCGCCCTCGATGCCGTCGGCACGAAAGCTGCCTAGTCATGCCGGCGCGCGTCCCCCCGCGCATTATCCCAGGACATCTCAGCCCAACATCCCGGAGGGATCATGCTCCCAGGGAGGCTCGCTGCCCCCTTCTGGTCGATTGCTGCCCTGCTGATTTTCATCACGATTCCCGCGGCACCCTGTCACGCGGCCAAGGGCTCGATCTGGCTTCGATGGACCGCGACCGGCGACGACGGAACGATCGGCCGCGCCGCGAGGTACGACATCCGCTACAGCACGCAGGCCATCTCCGGGACGGACACCGTCGGCTGGTGGAACTCCGCGACGATCGTCAACACGAACGGCAAGGTGCCGCCGCCCCCGGGCATGCCGGATTCCGTTCTGATCATCAACGTCACCTATGGACAGCGGTACTACGCGATGATGCGGGTCGCGGACGAGATCCCCAACTGGAGCCGCTTCTCGAACCTCGCGCGCTTCGATGTCGTCACGGGGGTGGAGGATGAATTCGCCCCGTCGGCTCCTCCCGCGCGCGTCCAGGCCGCGCCCAATCCCTTCGCCTCGAGCACGGCCATCCAGTTCGCGATTCCCACGGCGGGGGAGACCGACGTCAGCGTGTACGACGTCGCTGGCCGTCTGGTCAGGAGAGTCCACCAGGGCTCGCTCCGCGCCGGGGCGCATGCGCTCGACTGGGACGGGCGCGACGAGGCGCGCCGCGAAGTTCGGTCGGGCGTCTACTTCATCCAGATCCGATCCGGCGCGACGGCGCTCCGCACGAAGGTGTTCCGCATGCGGTGACGGCTTCCCGCGTCGTTCTCCCGAACGGCTCGATTCCGATTCGCTCCGGAACAAAGTCCGGGGACCCATCTCTGAGTTTGCTGCGCAGCCAGTTCGACTTCGACTCAAGACCGCATGCTCCGGAGCATGTGCCCGTTCGGAACATTCACATGCTGTGGAACCGCGCTCTCCGCCGTTGACCGCCGAGCCTCACCCCTGTAACCTACTGCGCGCCGCGAGAGTGGGGCTGTAGCTCAGATGGGAGAGCGCTTGACTGGCAGTCAAGAGGTCACGAGTTCGATCCTCGTCAGCTCCACCAACTTGCGTCGCTGGATGAAACACGGGGTGCCTGCAACCGCCCGTTTCGGAGCAAGATCGATCGCCTGAACAGGAGGTGATCCGATGAACGCTCCCATCAGCCCCAAGTCGACCACCCCGCTCCCAGCGCCATCCTGAATCCGACTCCGATCCTCTAGCTTGTTCCCCCGTGACCGCCCTGTGGAGGAGTGGCGTTCACGAAGCGATCGAAGGCTCGGCGGAGGATTCCCAGAACGAACGCGGGCATCACGGCGCACGCGAGGAAGGTGCCCGCGACGACCCGGGGGTACCGATAGCCGTCCTTGGAGTATGGGTAGTCGACGATGGCGGAGAGTCCCAGGAGTGCCCAGAACGCCCACGCGAAGATGTAGACGAGCGTGAGGCGGCGCTTCCACCGTTCGGCGGCCATCAAGGCAACGTCGGGCCCAGAGACGGTGCGCTTCACGGACGCGTGGCGTCCGCCACTCTCTCCAGGAGTACCGCGGTGCCGCCGCCTCCGACGTTCACGCCCAGGTTGAGCCCCACGCCGCTCTGCCACGCCACGGCAGCCTGGAGCGCGCGATCCGCCTCCACGAAGCTCCATCCGCTCTGCGACGCGATCCCGACGTAGTTCTCGCGCAAGGACTCGATCAGGTATCGGAACCCGCGATCCAAGGCGAAGACCGGCGTTCCGGCCTTGCTCGCACCGGGCCACGCGGTCCGGAACGCGACCTGGAGGCTGTCCGCGTCCACGAACAGGGCGAGCACCTTCTCCGCGAAATCCTCCTCCCGGAGCATCCCAGAGCCCAGGGCGGCCCGGGTACGCGTCAGCTCGGAGCAGATCCGGTTGAATTCGGGAACGAAGGTGGCGGGTTCGTGGTTCTCTCCGAAGGCGGACGCGGGGACGGAGCAGAGGAGGGCGACCACGAGAAGGGAGGTTCTCGCGCCTCCGAAGCGGAGCGGTCCTGCGTGCGCGACGTCGTGCTTCATGTCCGGTTCCCCGATGGAGGCCCCCCGGCCTCCAATCAAAGGATCGGCTCCCGTTGGTCTCAACTTGACCGTCAGAACGGATTCCGCGGCCGGATCCAGCCATCCGCGGATGCGAAATCCCCCCTTCGTTGACGGAGGCGCCCCGTTTTGCTAGCCTTGAACTCGATGCTTCACAGTTCGAATCTCCTTTCCATGCAACGACTTTCCGGAATCGTGACGGTGATCCTCCTCGGCCTCGCCGCGGTCTTCCCCGCGCGCTCAGGGGCCCAGGAACGCCAGATCCCGGACATGCCCGATCGCCCCCGCGTGCCCATCTACGATCCGGGCCAGCCCGTGATGCGCAAGGTGCTGAAGAACGGCGTGAGGCTCCTCGTGCAGGAGCAGCGCACCAGCGACCGGGTGGCAGGCGTCGTGGGGCTCCGGGCGGGCACTCTCTACGAGACCGAGCTGGAGAGCGGGCTGAGCCAGGTCCTGCTCCGCACCCTCCAGGCGGGAACGGCGGGACGCACCCCGCACGAGATGCACCTCGAGCTCGTCGCGATGGGCGCGGATCTGGAGGCCTCGTCGGGTCCCGATCTGGGCCAGATCACCATCGTCACGACGCGCGAGCAGACTTCGAAGGCCGCGGCGCTCCTCGCGGACGTGGTCCTTCGCCCCTCGTTCCCGGACAGCTCGTTCGAATCGGCCCGGGCGCACTATCTCCAGAAGGCGTCGGACGAGATCGAGAGTCCGCTCCCCGCGACGTACGCGATCTTCCTGCGCACGATGTACCGCGGAAGCCCCCTCGAGCGCCCCGCGCATGGGCTCGTGCGCTCGCTGGCCGAGGCGCGGCGGAGCGACGTCGTCGCGTTCTACAAGAGGCTCTTCGTGGGCGGAAACCTGACGGTCTGCTTCGTCGGGAATTTCGACGGCAAGAAGCTCATGGCCCAGCTCGAGAAGGCCTTCCAGTCGGTTCCGGCGGGAGCCGCTCCGAGTCAGGCGGGAGGGGATCCGATCCCGCTCGCGTCCGACACGCTGATCGTCGAGGAGCGCGCGATCCGCGCCAAGTCCCTCACGTATGGATTCCCCGCGCCCGGGGTCGAGGACCCGGACTTCCCGGCGTTCCTCATCCTCGACTCGTACCTCCGGTCCGGCGACCGCTCGCCGATCACGTTCTGGCTCCCCGAGCGCCGCCTCGCGACGGGCGTCGGCGTGCTCTACCCGAGATATCCGAAGCGCTCGTCGATGGCGGTCTATCTCGGCGCGACGACCGACAACTGGAAGGCCGCGCGCGACACCGTGGTGGCCGTCTTCTCGCGGCTCAAGACCGATCCGCTGGACGACGCGGAGTGGAAGGTCCACCTGCGCCGCGTGCAGAACGGCTTCTTCAACGAGCAGTCGAGCCCGCTCGTCCGCGCCCGCGATCTCACGCGGTACGAAACGATGGGAGTGGGGGCCGATTTCCCGCAGCGGTTCGAGACGCGTCTCCTCGGGCTCAAGCCGGAGGACGTGCGCGACGCCGCCGCGCGCTGGATGACCCACTCGGTCGAGGTCGCGCTCACCCCGCCGTCGGACGGGCCCTAGTCATCGAGGGGTCCGGCTCGGGGGGAGCGGGAGGGGGACGGGATGGGTGACCCGATCGGGCTCATCCTGCTCTTCCCGCCGCTCCTCTTCGCGCTCACCGTTCACGAGGCGGCGCACGCGTACGCGGCGCTCAAGCTGGGAGACCCCACCGCGAAGCTCCTCGGGCGGCTGACGCTGAACCCGCTGGCGCACCTGGACTGGCTCGGGACCCTGATCTTCCTGATCCCGCCCCACATCGGCTGGGCCAAACCCGTTCCCGTGGACGTTCGGTATCTTCGCCACCCGAGGCGCGACATGATGTGGATCGCCCTGGCGGGGCCGGTCTCGAACGTCCTCCTGGCGCTCGTCTTCGGGATCATCCTCCGGGTCATCGTCTCGGTCCCGCACGAGATGACGAGCATCGCCGAGCTGGCGCTGGTTCGCATGGTTCACTGGAGCGTGATCCTGAATCTCTCCCTGGCGGTCTTCAACATGATCCCCATCTTCCCGCTCGACGGATCGAAGGTGCTCACGGGGCTCCTGAGCCCGATCGCCGCGGCACGGTTCCAGACGCTCGAGCCCGTGGGTCCCTTTCTGCTCCTCGGGCTCATCATGCTGGGGTCGTTCTCGGGGGTGAGCGTGATCGGCATGGTGGTCTCGCCGGTCGTGCGTCACGTCGGCGGGCTCATCACGGGGGGACTCCTGTGAGCGAGACGGCGACGAAGGGGGGCGCCCAGCCTTCGGCGAAGGGCGCGACCGCGAAGCGCCCGCGCATCCTCAGCGGGATGCGTCCCACGGGGAAGCTCCACCTGGGAAACTACCTGGGAGCGCTCCAGAACTGGGTGAGACTTCAAGATTTGTGCGAGAACTTCCACATGGTGGCGGACTGGCACGTGCTCACCACCGACTTCGAGCACGTGGATGGAATCCGCCAGAACACGTTCGACATGGTCATCGACTGGCTCGCGGCGGGAATCGATCCCGAGAAGAGCCCGATGTTCATCCAGTCGCGCGTCAAGGAGCACGCGGAGCTGCACCTCCTCTTCTCGATGCTCACCACGACGGCCCGCCTCGAGCGCAACCCGACGGTGAAGGAGCAGGTGCGGGACCTGAACCTCGAGGGGACCGTGAGCTACGGTCACCTCGGATATCCCGTGCTCCAGGCGGCCGACATCCTCCTCTACAAGGCGAATCTCGTTCCCGTCGGCGAGGACCAGGTGCCGCACGTGGAGCTGACGCGGGAGATCGCGCGCCGCTTCAACTCGCTCTACGGCGACGTCTTCCCGGTGCCGGAACCGAAGCTGACCCACTTCCCGCGCGTGCCCGGGCCGGACGGACGCCGGATGAGCAAGTCGATGGGGAACACGATCCTCCTCTCCGACTCGCCGGAGGAGATCACCGCCAAGGTGAGGACCGCGTACACGGACCCGAAGAAGATCCGCGCGAACGATCCGGGAAATCCGGACGGATGCGTCGTCTTCGCGTATCATCGAGCCTTCAACGCAGCGAACGCGCCGCACATCGGCGATCTCTGCCGCGCCGGGCAGCTCGGGTGCGTGGCGAACAAGAAGGATCTCTCGGCCATTCTCGTGGCGGAGCTGACGCCGTTTCGCGAGCGGAGGCGCGAGCTGGAAGCGCACCCGAACCGCATCTGGGACGTCCTCCATCACGGCGAGGAGCGCGCGCGGAAGATCGCGCAGGAGACGATGAGGGAAGTGCGTGAGGCGATGAAGCTCCCATGAGCGACGACCCCGTCCGGGACGAGCCCGCGGCCGCGGCCCTCTCGACCACGGAGGCGATGTCCGCGCCTGATGCCACGCCCGCGCCTGATGCCACGCCCGCGCCGGAGGCCACGTCCGCGCCCGGGGCGGCGTCCGCGCCGGACACGCAGGCCGCGCCCGAGGGGCGGTCACCGATCCGCGTCCGCGTCCCAGCCTTCGAAGGGCCTCTCGATCTCCTCCTCCATCTCATCCAGCGGGACGAGCTCGACATTCGCGACATCCCGATCGCGAAGATCACGCGCGAGTATCTCGAGACCCTCGAGCTGATGCGCGAGCTGGACCTCGAGGTCGCGGGGGAGTTCCTCGTCATGGCGGCGACCCTGATGCGGATCAAGGCGCGGATGCTCCTGCCTCCCGCGGTGAGCGAGGAGGAGGAAGAGGATCCGCGCGAGGGACTGGTGCGCCAGCTCCTCGAGTACAGCCGCTTCAAGGAGGCCGCGCTGGGGCTCGGGTCGCTCGAGGCGGAGCGGCGGCTCCAGTGGGAGCGCGGTGCGCCCGCGCAGCTCGAGGATCCGGACGCTCCGGAGTCGCGCGAGCTCCTCCCGGTGAGCATGTTCCGCCTCCTCGACGCGCTCAAGACGGTGCTGTCGCGGCAGGCGCCGCCGCTCGTCCACACGGTGCAGGCGGAGTCGATCAGCCTCGAGGAGGCGATGGGGCTCATGGAGACGCAGCTTCGCGCGCGTCCGAAGCTCCTCTTCGAGGAGCTGCTCGAGAGCTTCTGGACGCGGCTCGAGAAGATCACCGCGTTCCTGGGACTCCTGGAGCTGTTGAAGCTCGGCTCCATCCAGGCGACCCAGGAGACGCTCTTCGGACCCATCTGGATCGAATGGCGCGGCGAGGCGCCGCCCCTCGACGAAGGACCGCGGCAGGAGGAGGAAGTCTGATGCCCACGCACAAGCAGGTGATCGAAGCCCTCCTGTTCGCCAGCGACGCTCCGGTCGGGCTCAGCACGCTGGTCGAGGTGCTCGAGGGACCGTCGCCCCAGGAAGTGGCCGAGCTCCTGGCCGAGCTCCGGCGCGAGTACGAGACCACCGAGCGCGGCGTCGCGCTGGGCGAGATCGCGGGCGGGTATCAGATCCTCTCGCGCAAGGAGTGCGGGCCCTGGATCGACCGCATGCTCCGCTCGCGCCGGAAGGCGCGCCTCACGCGCGCGGGGCTCGAGACGCTCGCGATCGTCGCGTACAAGCAGCCGATCACGAAGGTGGAGATCGATTCGATCCGCGGCGTCGACTCGAGCGGCTCGCTGCACACGCTCCTCGAGCGGAATCTCGTCCTCATCCGCGGCCGCTCGAAGGCGGTCGGACGCCCTCTTCTCTACGGCACCACACCGGAGTTCCTCTCCTACATGGGCGTGAACGATCTCGGGGACCTGCCGGAACTCAAGGAGCTCGGGAGCGTGCTCGAGGAGCGGGAGCGGCTGCACGGCGAGGTGGATCCGGACACGGAAGGGGGAGGGGTGACGCGCGCGGGCTCGGAAGGCTCGGACGCTCCGGAAGCCGCCGCGGCCGGCGCGCCGTCCGAGGGTGCGACTTAACCTGTTCCTCGCCCGCGCCGCCGGAGGATCGCGGCGCGAAGCGGACGGTTGGATTCGTGACGGACGCGTCACCATCAACGGATCCGAGCCGCAGGGGATGGGTGTCGACGTCGATCCGGGCCGTGACACCGTCACGCTCGACGGCCGGGCCGTGCGTCTGCCTCTTCGTTCCCGCTATCTCGCGTACCACAAACCGCCCGGACTTCTGGTGAGCCGCCGCGGCCAGGGAGGGAAGCGCACGATCTTCGAGTCCCTCGGCGAGCGCGCGCGCGGCCTCCATGCGGTGGGACGCCTCGACTACGAATCCGAGGGGCTCCTCCTCCTCACCGATGACGGCGAGCTCTCGGAGGCACTCCTCCATCCGCGCACCGAGGCGCTCCGCCGGTATCGTGTGTGGGTCCGGCCCGTGCCCGGTCCGGACGCGCTCCGGCGCCTCGAATCGGGCGCCGTGGTCGAAGGCATCGCGGTCGCGCCGAGGCGCGTGGTGCTGGAGGGAGTGGAACGCGGCGCCGGGATCCTGCTCCTCGATCTCGCCGAGGGGAAGAAGCGCGAGGTGCGGCAGCTCGCCGCCTCGGCGGGGCTCGACGTCACGCGGCTCCTCCGGATCCAGTTCGGACCGATCCGCCTGGGTCCGCTCCGCCCGGGCGGGCTCCGGCCGCTCGAGGCCCGCGAGATCGCCGCGCTGCGGGAGGTCGCCTTCCGGGGGCCCGCCACGCGGTGCTAGACTGCGCGGAACGGTGACGACCGCGCGCGAACATACGAGGGGGGAGCGCGTCCTCATCCTCGGCTCGAGCCCCGCGGCCGCGGCGCTCGGCAGGGCGCTCCGCCTCGCCGGCGCGCGTGTCGAGGACGCCGGCGTCGACGCGGTCACGGACGTTCCTCTCGACCCCTCGATCACGCTGATTCTCCTCGCGCTCCCGATTCGCGACGTGCCGCAGGCGCTCGCGCGGATCGGTCCGGCGCTTCCCGAGGGCGCGGTCCTCGTCGATCTCGCGCCCCTCATGCTCCCGTCCGCGACGGCCGTGCGCGGCGTGCCCGGGCTCGCGGAGCGGTTCGTGTCCGCGCATCCGATTCTCGAGGACGCGGCGGATCGGTCGGCGGGCCACGCGACCGGCTCGGGCGCAGGCGCTCCGGACCCGGTCGCCGGCGCGACCGTGTTCCTCGGAGCGCCGCTCGCCGCGGGAAGCCCCGCCGCGCGCGTCGCGCGCCTCCTGGAGTCGCTCGGCGCGAGAACCGAGGCCATCGCTCCCGCGCTCCACGACGCGCTCGTCGCGCTGACGCACCACCTTCCGATCCTCTCCGCGGCCGCGCTCACGAGGGCGCTCCGCCGGACCGGGAGCCTCACGCGTGCCGTGGCGCCCGGCGCGGGCACGGCGCTCGCGGACGCGACGCGCCCGGCCTCGGGACGGTCCGACCTCGCGGCGGAGGTCCTCCTGTTGAGCGCGCCGAAGCTCCTCCCGGCGCTCGAGATCCTCGAGAGGGAGGTGCGTCGCCTGCGCCACGCGCTCGAGGCGGGAGGGGACGAGCTCCGGACGCTCCTCGAGGAGGCGCGCGAGTTCCGTCGCGAGCTCGTGGCGTGAGCCGCGCCACCGTGCGTCCGGGAGCGCCGCTCCGCGGGTCGTGCGAGGCGCCGGGGGACAAGTCGATCACGCAGCGGGCGATCCTGCTCGGCGCGCTCGCGTCCGGCGAGACGAGGATCCACGGTCCGAACGTCGGCGCCGACGCGAGGGCCGCGCTTCGGATCGCGCGCGACCTCGGCGTGCCGGCGCGTCGGGTGAACGGCGGCGGGTGGCTCCTTCGTGGTGGCGCGCTGCGCGAGAGCGAGCGCGTGCTCGACGCCCGAAACTCGGGAACG from Candidatus Eisenbacteria bacterium encodes:
- a CDS encoding L-glutamate gamma-semialdehyde dehydrogenase; protein product: MLPEYTSSALLDFARPENETAMRGAIQDVRSRFGTTYPLVIGGRRVTTPETFQSHNPANPSECVGNFSKATVAHVQEAVDAGLAAFPGWAAIPYEERANVLLRAAGILRRRRHEMNATMILEVGKNWLEADGDTAEAVDFLEFYAREMIRYGDRQPIVPLPGESSRFEYLPLGVGAVIPPWNFPCAIALGMTAATIVTGNTAILKPSSDAPLTAWRIFEIFEEAGVPPGVINFLTGPGGAMGDALVEHPKVRFVAFTGSMEVGIGISEKAARVQKGQIWLKRAILEMGGKDFTIVDEGADLEAAVNGVYAGAFGFQGQKCSACSRAIVHRSLHDEFVERLAAKVKTMTIGSTEKKENYLGPVVSARAEKGILEYMEIGKGEGKLVHGGKKHSDAGHFLEPTVFAGVKPSARIAQEEIFGPVLAVIPAGSFDEEIDIANGTIYGLTGAYYSRDRAKIVEAKRRLFVGNLYINRKCTGALVGIHPFGGFNMSGTDSKAGGRDYLGLFLQGKVTAELVG
- a CDS encoding Mur ligase domain-containing protein → MYEAVQRSCREVQWTPRAAPLQVERVSADTGVVYTAPVNPDPSIHPLRGRRYHFSGAGGSGMTPLAILAASLGASVSGSDRNLDRGLALPSFDALRAAGVTLVPQDGSGVIPELDALVHSTAVEAGNPDFQRAVALGVDRIRRGSFLAKVASSRRTVAIAGTSGKSTVTAMVAHILVEAGLDPWFLGGGPAVSLAGSIPPGSLRVGAGSLFVVETDESDGSVAEFEPAIAVLTNLSRDHKEIAETQLLFEALVAHTREQTVMNCGDPVLEGLRVPAGHARVTVAVEGGPCWAEPDFLARSIALGSSGVRFELRGVPVAIPFPGVLSVENGTMAIAAATAAGVALEDAARALESFGGVKRRLERIGSARGIDVYDDFGHNPVKIGAALQALRPTGAYWVYYQPHGYGPTRFFRDELVSMLQATLRPGDHFLLAPIYDAGGTANRTIRSEDLVEQLRGVGVDAELAATREDAARRVATGARPGDRAVVMGARDDTLPAFARALLQAIQSPAGQETAATRPHS
- a CDS encoding FlgD immunoglobulin-like domain containing protein, which translates into the protein MLPGRLAAPFWSIAALLIFITIPAAPCHAAKGSIWLRWTATGDDGTIGRAARYDIRYSTQAISGTDTVGWWNSATIVNTNGKVPPPPGMPDSVLIINVTYGQRYYAMMRVADEIPNWSRFSNLARFDVVTGVEDEFAPSAPPARVQAAPNPFASSTAIQFAIPTAGETDVSVYDVAGRLVRRVHQGSLRAGAHALDWDGRDEARREVRSGVYFIQIRSGATALRTKVFRMR
- a CDS encoding pitrilysin family protein, with translation MQRLSGIVTVILLGLAAVFPARSGAQERQIPDMPDRPRVPIYDPGQPVMRKVLKNGVRLLVQEQRTSDRVAGVVGLRAGTLYETELESGLSQVLLRTLQAGTAGRTPHEMHLELVAMGADLEASSGPDLGQITIVTTREQTSKAAALLADVVLRPSFPDSSFESARAHYLQKASDEIESPLPATYAIFLRTMYRGSPLERPAHGLVRSLAEARRSDVVAFYKRLFVGGNLTVCFVGNFDGKKLMAQLEKAFQSVPAGAAPSQAGGDPIPLASDTLIVEERAIRAKSLTYGFPAPGVEDPDFPAFLILDSYLRSGDRSPITFWLPERRLATGVGVLYPRYPKRSSMAVYLGATTDNWKAARDTVVAVFSRLKTDPLDDAEWKVHLRRVQNGFFNEQSSPLVRARDLTRYETMGVGADFPQRFETRLLGLKPEDVRDAAARWMTHSVEVALTPPSDGP
- a CDS encoding site-2 protease family protein, which produces MGDPIGLILLFPPLLFALTVHEAAHAYAALKLGDPTAKLLGRLTLNPLAHLDWLGTLIFLIPPHIGWAKPVPVDVRYLRHPRRDMMWIALAGPVSNVLLALVFGIILRVIVSVPHEMTSIAELALVRMVHWSVILNLSLAVFNMIPIFPLDGSKVLTGLLSPIAAARFQTLEPVGPFLLLGLIMLGSFSGVSVIGMVVSPVVRHVGGLITGGLL
- the trpS gene encoding tryptophan--tRNA ligase, with the protein product MSETATKGGAQPSAKGATAKRPRILSGMRPTGKLHLGNYLGALQNWVRLQDLCENFHMVADWHVLTTDFEHVDGIRQNTFDMVIDWLAAGIDPEKSPMFIQSRVKEHAELHLLFSMLTTTARLERNPTVKEQVRDLNLEGTVSYGHLGYPVLQAADILLYKANLVPVGEDQVPHVELTREIARRFNSLYGDVFPVPEPKLTHFPRVPGPDGRRMSKSMGNTILLSDSPEEITAKVRTAYTDPKKIRANDPGNPDGCVVFAYHRAFNAANAPHIGDLCRAGQLGCVANKKDLSAILVAELTPFRERRRELEAHPNRIWDVLHHGEERARKIAQETMREVREAMKLP
- a CDS encoding segregation/condensation protein A, which produces MSDDPVRDEPAAAALSTTEAMSAPDATPAPDATPAPEATSAPGAASAPDTQAAPEGRSPIRVRVPAFEGPLDLLLHLIQRDELDIRDIPIAKITREYLETLELMRELDLEVAGEFLVMAATLMRIKARMLLPPAVSEEEEEDPREGLVRQLLEYSRFKEAALGLGSLEAERRLQWERGAPAQLEDPDAPESRELLPVSMFRLLDALKTVLSRQAPPLVHTVQAESISLEEAMGLMETQLRARPKLLFEELLESFWTRLEKITAFLGLLELLKLGSIQATQETLFGPIWIEWRGEAPPLDEGPRQEEEV
- the scpB gene encoding SMC-Scp complex subunit ScpB, with product MPTHKQVIEALLFASDAPVGLSTLVEVLEGPSPQEVAELLAELRREYETTERGVALGEIAGGYQILSRKECGPWIDRMLRSRRKARLTRAGLETLAIVAYKQPITKVEIDSIRGVDSSGSLHTLLERNLVLIRGRSKAVGRPLLYGTTPEFLSYMGVNDLGDLPELKELGSVLEERERLHGEVDPDTEGGGVTRAGSEGSDAPEAAAAGAPSEGAT